The Clavelina lepadiformis chromosome 1, kaClaLepa1.1, whole genome shotgun sequence genome segment TGTTTTGACTTGATAGCACTTGAGTTATAGTTACCACTTGAgccattttttatcatttaaatttcattaaaatatctTCAAATTATTATGTATTTTGTAGTCACAGATGCCTGACctcaaaacatttaaacagCATTTTGAGAGCAAGCACCCAAAAGCATCTATGCCTGAAGAACTTAAGGAAGTTCCATGAGATTGCGCTGTTAATTTTTGTAGATATTGCTTTATTGTACTACATCTTGATTTCATGCTGGGTGTTATGAATGTGTTCTATCCTTGCAGTTACTAACTTTGAACGTCATAAATAAGATTGCATGCATGCTAAGTTGTGTCCTTTTTAGCCACTAGTAATAAGAAATATTGGAAAAACCCGTATAGAGAATTATTTTAGATTCATTCATTTtgataatgtaaaaatattctTAAAGGCAGTGTATTACATAGCAGAAAAACCAATTTGtacttttcaattttttggggTGTTTGTGGattattatgttttcatttttgcagttctttgaaattgtttcattTCACAGTATGTGTTTCAGTACTGTAGGAGTCGTTCATAATCCTTTCTGGATGTTCATGAACTGAGCTTTAATCTATATAGTTAATAGTGTTAACCGCTTTCTTAGTAAAACTTGGATTATACTATGATGATATACAACTTTTGGTGTCTTCTTCACTTCTCTGACAATTGTATGTGCTGTGTCAGTTTTACTGAAAAAAATGAGACTATAAACTGAACTCGTGTCCTGAAATTATGTCATAGGAAAGTTATGCCAGTCTGCATATCAATCTAGATCCAACACTCTCAAATATATCACAAGAAGTCcttcaaataaattgtgaACCGAAAACTTACTTACAACAATAGGGAATAGAAAGATATTTGTATACTAATTTACTGCAATCAATTTTCTTAAAATCGCAGCTAAACAAACTGTTAGGCCCTAGGAGGTAAAAATACAATCAATGGGGAATAAATTGGGATATTTCAGGCCAAGCAATTTGGATGTTAATAAGTGGTTGGTTGTATTAACATTCCTTTGGAATATATTTTGACTGTAATACAGagaaaaaaatcttaattGAAAGAATGGCAAGCAGCATAAACACATGTCAGACAGAGAAGAAGCCTAAATACGAACAAAAAGACAACAAAACTATACCACTTCACAGCGATAAATAGTACATTTAAGGATTTCACTGAGGTCGTGTGTCTGTATCCACACAAACAGTAGAAGTGCGTTACTGTGTATTGCAATTAGCATTTATAAACCAGTGTGTATTTAACAAATACTGCTATTGTAAACTACCAAAGTGGTAGAAATTTTGCTAAACTTGCTTCTGCACTAAATATTAAGGTAGTAATACTAGGAATTTGTACTTCACAATGTAACTTTGTAAATCATAAAGTTGTATCATTTTCGTTCATTCATTGGCCTTGATTAGATTGCCACTAGCAAGCCAATCATGCAGCATGTGATGGATCAACATCATAGCACTGAAAACAGAACACAAGATCATGTAGAAAGCCATTTGGCTTTGATCATATAAAACTTCACCACATACATCATGAATAAGAAAGTTTAGCCAGTTGTAACTACTTTATGACAGCATGACGAGCAATCTTACATTAATGGAATCATTTTCTTCATCTACGGTTGCATAAGTGGGGTTTGAACCGACAACTTCTTCAATAGTCTGAGGGATTGGCTTCCCAAGGGTCCTTGGAAGCTTCAAGGTTACCAGAAAACTCAATAATGTTAACACTCCGAAGACAGTAAACAGATATTTGGCAGACTGAATAAAATAAGTGAGCATGAATTTTGTTGTACCATAAACATATCAGTATTTGTCAATGTTTATTGGGAACTCCATACCATGAAATATTATTCACTAAGCTTCACAATTGTTGAAATGAGGGACAGGTCCAAAAACAAGATGGCATTAAATCAAAGAATAGTTTTCAggaaaaacaccaaaaaacattttaataatgTAGTGGCTATGCAGTTAATGCCAAAAATGTATGCTAGATTTGCTGCAATTACGACAGAGGTGGTGGAAAATTTTACATATAATATAAAAGCATACATGATGATTGTGGTTTGAATACGATATGGTAGTGTTGGTAGGCTTCATGACACAATTTGGCTGGAGTAATTTATTGCCAATTAGTTCCAGGTAATGCCACTACATTACCACCATTCATATCACTACTGGCATTGAACTCGCATTTtcgtgatacatttgtaaacaAATGTTCAATCACGAActacaatttaaaaatttttccgGTACAGTCTCTGACAGCTctttttgatttaaggtcaacttgtttttggacttgcccctcacctCAAGTGTATGTTGAACAGGCAAATTACCAGCAATGAAACAAATGGTGATACAATAGCTCCAACTCTAGCAAAAGTGGAGGATGTGCCAATTGCAACAGATCTCAAAGGAGTTGGAAATATCTCAGCTGAATAGATATAGATCATTGCAAATGAAGCAGCAATTGCAAGTTTTGCAGCAAGACCAAGTACCAACTTTGCAACTGCAATATCTATAAGTTAAatggtatttttttaaataaataaaaattaactaacTTAGGAGATGACCAAAGAATCCTGTACTTGAATCAAGCTACATCACACGTCACACATTTTACGCAGTaagaataaaatttacaaaaaaactttgtatcAGTACATGCAAGACATGACACAAAGGGTGTTGCTAAATCAATGATCTTTGTAACCGTATTACATAAGGCATGCTTACGCATCAAAAAGATGGCGACGATGCATGTTATGccacaaaacaaagaaaaaaacatgaGTAAGCGTTTCCTTCCAATCCTGTAATAAAAGTAGTAAGCATTACACtggacaacagcaaaattattcctcaaataaaaataaactgcctagactaactttgggacgctgattccaaatctgaaatcagaattggtctatcacgtcaggttttcaagatatgaaaattcacgaaattcggattttgcattgattggcactatattatgaggttctacagtacaaggtattgtgcaattttctttcccagcgaattgttggtcatattatgtcacaatgcatgttatgtaagattaatattgacattattttgtaaatgcaatgttctatcttttcacaattaatgcattcttgaatgttcttggccatgactatagagggggggggggggggtaaAATCGAAGACTCTGTGTGTTTTTGCACTGATGTTGATTCACTCATGTATGAGCTTGGCCACCAACACATTAGCACTGAGTGGAGACTGTTCATTGATTCTAGCAAAGCTAGTTTGAAAGCTGTCCTACTGCACAATGGGAATGAAAAGCCTTCTGTCCCTATTGCTCATGCTGTCGATTTGAAGGAGACGTACGAGTCTATGGAAACCATCCTACGGGTCATTAACTACCGGGCTTATAACTGGAACATATGTGGAGACCTTaaagttgtgtcacttttgctcggattgcagttgggttacaccaagcatatgtgctttctctgtttgtgggacagtcgagacgatgcaaaccactatgacacaactgaatggccaatgagaacggactacattgttggaagatataatgttaagtgccaacccctaattgatccgagcaaagtgtacttgccaccacttcacattaaactgggcctgatcaaacaatttgtgaaggcaatggatttcaatggagatggattcctgcatataaaagaaaaatttggtgcaatactaagtgatgctaaactgagagctggaatatttgttggcccccaaatacgtgatttgatccgtgacccagtatttccattcaagcttaattcaattgaattaaaagcctggaatgcatttgtacagattgtacaaaattttcttgggaagtacagggcagaaaattactcggaactagtggacaatttgctggaatcataccgcgaaatgggctgcagaatgtcggttaaactgcattttcttcattcacacttggaatttttcccgccaaacctgggtgatgtgagcgacgagcatggggaaagatttcaccaagacatctCTGTGATAGAATCGCGGTATAGAGGTCGATTTAACCCAAACATGATGGGGGACTACTGCTGGTTTCTTCAGCGTGAAACTGACACTGAACATACTCGAAAGAGCAAgtgtataaagcacttttgagggaatataatgttatttttgtctgatttaattatcctgggttgtgttaaattgtgcagtatgataatgctgttattttcaatagaaactactgggttgattacatgtaatgttttgttccgctcagccaaaattagccaaaatcacagttatgggttgtcgtgagcatatatcatatctcaaaaacgtgacgtgttagaaaaaatctaagaccagatttggattcagcattgcaaaattagtctaggtaaacttgaaatgagcgaggaataaaaaataagttgtaaattgttgtccaGTGTTATATGTAGAATATTTTTAGAGCAGGATTAAGTTGTGTACTATTTTATTGTTACTATTATTCTATTTCATCTCAGCTTGCCATCTTTACCATTTAACTTCCATCAGATATATGCACACAAGAACGGCTGGGATTTCTATAACACCAGAAAGAACAAGTCCAATGTACAGGTTGTTACTAAGCATGCTGGCATCAAATGTAAGACCATAATACACAAATGCATTTGTaaacctaaaataaaatttttagttaaagtTCTAACCTCAACCTTATACAAATATCATGTAATACCAGCACTTTTCTGTGTGTTCTTATCTACAATATGTACTAAGAGATTTGAAGTCACAGCAATTTTAATGTCAAATCAATAAAGTTGCCAACACGGCAATCTTACCTTCATACTTGCTGAGCAATCAACTAAACTACAGTATCATTAATCATTATGCTTTGGCAACAATGTAGCTGAATTATACTTACCAAATATACACCATGGCAAGCAGCCAAATACCAAGTGTTTTATGCCGAAGTAAATCAACAATGGTATGGGTTTGAATATCAGAATAGTGTACTGGTGGACTCAGATGTATTACTAAAAGtacattaactttttattcCATGAAGAACTCGCGATTGGGTATATAATGCAATTAAATAATAtcataataattttatttaa includes the following:
- the LOC143451836 gene encoding solute carrier family 22 member 15-like, whose protein sequence is MDAETAFHFVGNFGRYQIFLTSFFFLANVVSGMQMVLMVIVGATPNTTIESEMNLTTIVTDFNLYEEKWITDLIQSLYMAGYLVGCFAFGQASDIYGRKPILMLTGILTSIAAFCAGFASSWQTFAVARVFVGLFIGGCGVALFVLMTELLGKKMWAIIGMVYSCFFAMGICLLSGISYALLNWRTICMVTGGLTGVVLVLLCIFVPESPRWLYSTGKFEKSEKILRKLARRNGKDQQVIHLSPPVHYSDIQTHTIVDLLRHKTLGIWLLAMVYIWFTNAFVYYGLTFDASMLSNNLYIGLVLSGVIEIPAVLVCIYLMEVKWIGRKRLLMFFSLFCGITCIVAIFLMHIAVAKLVLGLAAKLAIAASFAMIYIYSAEIFPTPLRSVAIGTSSTFARVGAIVSPFVSLLSAKYLFTVFGVLTLLSFLVTLKLPRTLGKPIPQTIEEVVGSNPTYATVDEENDSINCYDVDPSHAA